The Sulfurospirillum diekertiae genomic sequence AGGTTTGTCATATAGATTGTGACGTTATCACCTTTATTGACCGTAATATGTTCTGGGTTGATATGAGAACGTACAAGTGTCGCATAGACCTTAACATCATTACCTTTGCGTTCTATCCTCTCTTGTCCAGCGAGTGTTTTTCCCTCACTGATTTGCTCTGTTCTAGAGTTCGTACCCATTTCGTAACGTACTTTTGGATTGAGCTTATCCGCACGAATACCTACGGCATCATGTGGCTCTCCAAGAGGAATAGGCATATCGACAAGAAGGTCCATTTTATTGCCATGAATATCAATTAACTGATGATTCTGAGGATGGAGTGGTCCTACATTATTAAAGCGATCAATGGATAATTTATTGAGTGCAATAATATACTCACCTTGAGGGTCAGCTGTATTACTTTCCATACCCGCTAAGTGTCCAATATTGTAGTGAACATTGACACGATCTAGCACTTTTAATGTTTTAAAATTCCATTTTACAACTTGGCTATCGACATACAATGAGGTATAAATCTCCCCATCAACAGGTGAATATTGGTTGTGCAATGGTCCTAGGCCCAACTCTACTTGCCCATGTAAAGCTTTTTTCATATCAAGAATAGGAATACCATAAGGGTCGGTACCCGCATAATCTTTATTTTTGATCAATGCTTGAATCTTTGAGAAGCTATAGACTGAGGCATGTGTATCGAGCTTGCCACATACAACAATATATTCACCTGTTGGATCCACATCAACACCATGTGGAGATTTAGGTTCAGGAATCAAGAAAAGAGCGTCATTTTTGACAGCAATATCCATTGGGACGACTCTATGTCCATTGATAACTTTAACGTTTTTTGGATCTTTTGCAACTTCTGCAAGTTTTTTCCAATTGTATACATGAAGGTAATCTGTATCATTTCGGCTCATACCTGCTTCATTAGGTGGCATGCCTACTTCAATTCCGCCTGTATACATTTCTGAGTTAAATGAATTGGTAAAGCCCCAACCATGGCTTACTTTTTTACCAGCATCACTTAAATCTTGCATATATGGAGGAAGCTCGATAGTATAGGAATCTTTCTCTTGAATTCTTCCTATTTTAGGATCAAATTTCCACATGGTTACACCACCACGATAACTCTCTTTATAGTCTTCTATCGGGTGATAATTATTGTCAAATGGCGCTGCATATTGCGCTGCTTCTATGATCCATTCTGAGTCTTGAGTAAAGAATGACCCGCCATGTTCAGATTTAAAGACCGGGTTAACAACAATTTGTTTTGTCTCAAAGTCACTCAAATCAATAACCGCAATTCTTGGATTTGCTTTATCATTGATGATAAGCCATTTTCCATCGACTTTGGCGTCTGTTTCAGAAAGAGAAGGGTGGTGTGTATCACCCCAAGTCATATCTTTACCTCTGATTTTACCTTGATCAAGAACTTTCTTGCTTTCTTCATCAAAACCATATCCTTGCCAAGGTTCTGGTGTAAATACAGCAATATATTTTAGTATCCTCATGGAAGGAACACCATAAACTAATACCTGTCCAGATTGCCCACCTGAACTAAAAATGAGGTATTTATCATGTACACCCGTTGGATTATAAGTCTTTGCGGCACGAACAACATCCGCTTCGCTCAGACCTCTATCTTTCATAACTTTATCTAAAGTACCATCTCCACCAGCAGCAATGGAGACTGTTGTTAGTAGGGTACTCGAGAGTACAAGCGATGAAAGAAGTTTGAAACCTCTTTCCATATTTCCTCCTTTAAAAATATAAGATGATGTTAAATAGATGTTCTAAAGAGCGATGTGGCCAGTATCTTCTTTATTCTTTTTATTTAACATTAATTTAACACTTTAAGTTGACTATGGAATTCTATAATAGAGTTAGTTTCTTTTCAGTCGCTAGAATTTTATGTGTTAAAAATATGGCATAACAGGCATATTTTTTATAGGTTATTGGAGTAAAAAGGCAGTAAAATACTAAATTGTGCACCATCATTGGTGTTTTTAGCGTTTATTATTCCATGAAATTGATTTTCTATAATTAATTTTGACATATAAAGACCAATTCCAGTAGATAACTTATTTTTATTACTATGAAAAGGTTTGAAAATATCATCAATTAAAGGAGTTTGAATGCCTCCCGCATTATCTGTAATGGTTAGGATAACAAATTTGTCTGAATTCTCGAGTGAAATTTGAATAAAAGGATGTTTGATTTCGGAAATTTTAATAACATCAATGGTGTTTTGTATAATCGATAAGATAACTTGAGAAAGGCTATTGGAATTGCCAAAAATATTCATTGTTGAGTCAATTTGCTGAATAAGTTTAATTTGATAAAGTTTTAATGAAGATTCAAGAAGTACAAGAGTCTGTTTAATGGAGATGATAGGATTAAAAATAGTGTTATCAACGTGTTTATAAAAATTTTCAAAATTTGTAATGGTTTCTGACATAAATTGAATAATTTCTTCATTTTTAGCAGTTTCTTCCATCAACTCAGGGTCAGTGATTTTTTTTCTGATGTACATACAATTAAAACTGAGTTGAGCAAGTGGTTGTCTCCACTGATGCGCTATAATAGCAATCATCTCACCGAGTGCTGCAAATTTAGCCTGTTGCATCATAATTTTATCTTTGAGAATTTCTTTAGAAATATCTTGCATACTGATGATGAGCATACTCTTTTCTTCACCACTAATACCAAATGAAATTCTAATAGGGAAGACATGCCCTGTTTTATTGACGGCTTTAATTTCTCGTACTTCTTCTTTATTTTCAATCTCGAGGATTTTTTTAAAATTTAAAACACCTTCTTGGTCGACAGGAAGAGATTCTTTTGAAATTATTTTTTGAAAAAATTGTTCACCAATGATTTCTTGTTTGGTATAACCAAAGATTTTTTCTGCCATATGATTATAGGTTTGCACATTGAGCCTTGAATCCAGTGTGACAATAGCATTTGTATTAGACTCAATAATAGTATTAGCATAATCATGCTGTCTAATAAGCTCTTTCGTCACTTCAATGATTTTTTTCGAGGCAGGTCTAAAAATAAAGATTGCTTCAAAAAAAAGTGTTACAAGCGTAAAAATAAAAATAAAAAATTCGACATTTTTTAATTTTATGGTATTTGACTCCGTTGTAGCAACATAGATTGCGGTTGCTAAGTCTAAATTTTCCAACAGCTTTTGAGAGTTTTGTAAGATATATGTTAAGCTTCTTCCATCACGATTTTCTTCAAAACGCTTTGCATGATATAAATAAGTTCTGATATTTTTATCTAATAAAAACGGTTCTTCAAAATAGATTTTTTTTAATTCATTTGACATAGGAAAAGAAAGGAGTAAATTATGAGAGTCTTCCATAAGTGCAATATTTGTTCGTAAATTTTCTGTTTTATAATAAATGGCGTATAAAGCAATTTGTTGAGAAAGCATACCTTGTTTACTACTAAGATTAATCGTTTTTCCATCGTTTGATTGACTACTAATAAGATGATTCAGATTATAATAAGCCAAAATGGAGAGTAACGCTATAAGTGAGAGTGCAGTAATATATCGTTTCGTAAAGCTGATAGTTTCGACCATTGAAAATTTCCTTATGAGACCAATATGACGAGGTACGCTTGGGAATTATAGCTTTCTTTTAGATAAAAAAGTGTTACAATTGCCAGAAGCAAGATTAAAAATGGAGGGGATTTTTGTTAGATAAATATGAATTTGTTTTAAAAAATAGTTCGTTATTACTTGCTGAAGATGAAAAAAATCTTAGGGATAGTTTTGCAAAAGTTTTATTATTGTATGTTGACAAAGTCTATATAGCGTCTGATGGAGAAGAAGCCTTAGCACTTTACAATCAGCATCATCCTGATATTGTTATTACGGATGTTAAAATGCCTAAATTAAATGGACTTGAGTTAATCAAGCTCATTAGGAAAGACAATCATACTATACCTATTATTGTTACAAGTGCCTATACCGATAAAGATTTTTTATTAGAATCTATCAAACTTTTATTGGTCGATTATGTTGTTAAGCCGATTAAAGAAGGAGATTTAACAAGACTCTTAGAAAGCAGTGCAAGTATTTTACTTGAAAAATCAAAAACTATTGTCAAAATTAACGATACAAATTTTTATGACTATACGAATAAAACTTTTTTACAAGACAACATCTCCATTACATTAACACAAAAGGAAGTAGAATTTATTGAAATCTTATTGGCACATAAAGGCAATTTAGTGACACGGCAAATCCTCGAAGATAAGCTTTATATTTATGAAGAAGCCCCTCCTTCTGCGCTTAAAAACCTTGTTTTTAAATTACGCAAAAAAATAACCAATGATGTCATTAAAACAATCGGTAATCTAGGGTATGCGATTAAAGATTAAAAGATTGTTTTTTCATTAAGCGACTAAAAAGAAACTCGCACTGTTATAAAATGTCACTCTATTATTAGATATACATTAAAATATTAAGCAATGGAGGGACTTAAGAATGAAAAAGGTAGCGTGTATGCTCATATCCGTAGCTGCAGTATCTCTGATGGCTGCAGATGGAGAAGCTATATACAAAAGTAAATGCTTTTCATGTCATGGTGACAAGGCTTCAAAAGCTGCATTAAACAAATCGCAAATTATTGCGGGGTGGGATGTCTCAAAAATTGTAGGTTCAGTCAATGGCTATAAAAATGGCGAAGGCGGTCCTATGAAAAATGTTATGAAACCTATCGCGACAGCATTAAGTGATGATGATTTGAAAGCAGTTGCAACAGCAATAGCTTCTTATAAATAGTGATATTAATAAGGATTATAGCGATAGAAATATCGCAACAATCCTTCTGCGTGTTACATGAACTTGTATATAACTCTCAATTTTGAATACTACACGAAAGGAACAAAGAATGGCTGTTGAGCAAAGCAGAAGAGACTTTATAGGCATGGCATTCGGCGGTTTTGCAGCAGCAGGTGGCATCATAGCCCTTGGTGCTATGAAAAAGACTTGGGATCCACTTCCAAGCGTACAATCTGCTGGATTCATCACCGTTGATCTCTCTCCGATGAAAGAGGGCGAAGTCCAAACGATCCAATGGAGGGGCAAACCGATTTTCATTTTGAAAAAAAGTGCGGATATGCCCAAAAATGAGA encodes the following:
- the nosZ gene encoding Sec-dependent nitrous-oxide reductase; this translates as MERGFKLLSSLVLSSTLLTTVSIAAGGDGTLDKVMKDRGLSEADVVRAAKTYNPTGVHDKYLIFSSGGQSGQVLVYGVPSMRILKYIAVFTPEPWQGYGFDEESKKVLDQGKIRGKDMTWGDTHHPSLSETDAKVDGKWLIINDKANPRIAVIDLSDFETKQIVVNPVFKSEHGGSFFTQDSEWIIEAAQYAAPFDNNYHPIEDYKESYRGGVTMWKFDPKIGRIQEKDSYTIELPPYMQDLSDAGKKVSHGWGFTNSFNSEMYTGGIEVGMPPNEAGMSRNDTDYLHVYNWKKLAEVAKDPKNVKVINGHRVVPMDIAVKNDALFLIPEPKSPHGVDVDPTGEYIVVCGKLDTHASVYSFSKIQALIKNKDYAGTDPYGIPILDMKKALHGQVELGLGPLHNQYSPVDGEIYTSLYVDSQVVKWNFKTLKVLDRVNVHYNIGHLAGMESNTADPQGEYIIALNKLSIDRFNNVGPLHPQNHQLIDIHGNKMDLLVDMPIPLGEPHDAVGIRADKLNPKVRYEMGTNSRTEQISEGKTLAGQERIERKGNDVKVYATLVRSHINPEHITVNKGDNVTIYMTNLERAEDETHGFTVDNYNVHASVEPGKVATVKFKADLEGVFPYYCTEFCSALHLEMMGYLMVKDPNKKYESAQKLKMATMSKEQLKAEYDKTVAVNKATDDVIQSVVKFLKDNHYEKHDVVKNLVTDALDQYGKIPEQKKLSDAAIKEGDFEKAVLFENMIWQYMVKTADVGIRAKDLLVKFVATKQSPEAAKGEVAFNEGGCSGCHVIGKVSSGPDLTGVLGRHENGEKWVADFIKSPKDKFEDPYVKAMIDYFNLRMPNQNMKDPEIKSIIEYLKWIDSNANLF
- a CDS encoding PAS domain S-box protein produces the protein MVETISFTKRYITALSLIALLSILAYYNLNHLISSQSNDGKTINLSSKQGMLSQQIALYAIYYKTENLRTNIALMEDSHNLLLSFPMSNELKKIYFEEPFLLDKNIRTYLYHAKRFEENRDGRSLTYILQNSQKLLENLDLATAIYVATTESNTIKLKNVEFFIFIFTLVTLFFEAIFIFRPASKKIIEVTKELIRQHDYANTIIESNTNAIVTLDSRLNVQTYNHMAEKIFGYTKQEIIGEQFFQKIISKESLPVDQEGVLNFKKILEIENKEEVREIKAVNKTGHVFPIRISFGISGEEKSMLIISMQDISKEILKDKIMMQQAKFAALGEMIAIIAHQWRQPLAQLSFNCMYIRKKITDPELMEETAKNEEIIQFMSETITNFENFYKHVDNTIFNPIISIKQTLVLLESSLKLYQIKLIQQIDSTMNIFGNSNSLSQVILSIIQNTIDVIKISEIKHPFIQISLENSDKFVILTITDNAGGIQTPLIDDIFKPFHSNKNKLSTGIGLYMSKLIIENQFHGIINAKNTNDGAQFSILLPFYSNNL
- a CDS encoding response regulator transcription factor translates to MLDKYEFVLKNSSLLLAEDEKNLRDSFAKVLLLYVDKVYIASDGEEALALYNQHHPDIVITDVKMPKLNGLELIKLIRKDNHTIPIIVTSAYTDKDFLLESIKLLLVDYVVKPIKEGDLTRLLESSASILLEKSKTIVKINDTNFYDYTNKTFLQDNISITLTQKEVEFIEILLAHKGNLVTRQILEDKLYIYEEAPPSALKNLVFKLRKKITNDVIKTIGNLGYAIKD
- a CDS encoding c-type cytochrome codes for the protein MKKVACMLISVAAVSLMAADGEAIYKSKCFSCHGDKASKAALNKSQIIAGWDVSKIVGSVNGYKNGEGGPMKNVMKPIATALSDDDLKAVATAIASYK